In Burkholderia sp. GAS332, one DNA window encodes the following:
- a CDS encoding NAD(P) transhydrogenase subunit alpha: MHIGVPAETRAHETRVAATPETVKKYVTQGHRVTIQSGAGTGASFPDEAFTAAGAEIVDAATAFGADLVLKVQSPTDAELPLLKRGATLVGMLDPFNTENSSKLAAAGVTAFALEAAPRTTRAQSLDVLSSQANIAGYKAVLLAATLYPRFMPMLMTAAGTVKAARVLILGAGVAGLQAIATAKRLGAVIEASDVRPAVKEQIESLGAKFLDVPYETDEEREAAQGVGGYARPMPPSWLARQSVLVHERAKQADVVISTALIPGRAAPTLISVETVQAMKPGSVLVDLAAGRGAEYEGRRGGNCPLTEADQVVLKHGVTIVGYTNLASMVPADASSLYARNLLDFLKLIITKEGALNIDLADDIVAATLLARDGEVTRKT; this comes from the coding sequence ATGCACATCGGAGTGCCAGCCGAGACGCGCGCGCACGAAACCCGCGTCGCCGCGACGCCCGAAACGGTCAAGAAGTACGTGACCCAGGGCCACCGGGTCACGATCCAGAGCGGCGCCGGCACCGGCGCCAGTTTTCCTGACGAAGCCTTTACAGCCGCCGGCGCGGAAATCGTCGACGCGGCCACTGCTTTTGGGGCTGATCTCGTCCTCAAGGTCCAGTCCCCGACTGATGCCGAGTTGCCGCTTCTGAAGCGCGGCGCGACGCTGGTCGGCATGCTCGATCCGTTTAATACCGAAAACTCATCAAAGCTGGCGGCTGCGGGCGTCACCGCGTTCGCTTTGGAAGCCGCGCCGCGGACTACCCGCGCGCAGAGCCTCGACGTGCTGTCATCGCAGGCGAACATTGCCGGGTACAAGGCGGTGCTGCTGGCGGCCACGCTTTATCCGCGCTTCATGCCGATGCTGATGACCGCTGCGGGTACCGTGAAAGCGGCCCGTGTGCTGATTCTCGGCGCGGGCGTGGCCGGTCTGCAGGCGATTGCGACCGCCAAGCGCCTGGGCGCGGTGATCGAAGCCTCCGACGTGCGTCCGGCGGTCAAGGAGCAGATCGAATCGCTCGGCGCCAAATTCCTCGATGTGCCTTACGAAACCGATGAAGAGCGCGAAGCCGCGCAGGGCGTGGGCGGTTATGCGCGGCCGATGCCGCCTTCGTGGCTGGCGCGCCAGTCGGTGCTGGTCCACGAGCGGGCCAAACAGGCCGACGTGGTGATTTCCACCGCGCTGATTCCAGGCCGGGCCGCACCGACGCTGATCTCGGTGGAAACCGTGCAGGCGATGAAACCCGGCTCCGTGCTGGTGGACCTGGCGGCAGGACGCGGCGCCGAGTACGAAGGCCGGCGCGGCGGCAACTGTCCGCTCACCGAAGCCGATCAGGTCGTCCTGAAGCATGGCGTGACGATCGTCGGCTATACGAACCTGGCCTCGATGGTGCCCGCCGACGCGTCGTCCTTATACGCGCGCAACCTGCTCGACTTCCTCAAGCTGATCATCACCAAGGAAGGCGCCCTGAACATCGATCTCGCAGACGACATCGTCGCGGCCACGCTGCTGGCCCGCGACGGCGAAGTCACGCGCAAGACCTGA
- a CDS encoding NAD(P) transhydrogenase subunit alpha yields MEVINHTVINLIIFVLAIYVGYHVVWNVTPALHTPLMAVTNAISAIVIVGAMLAAGLTLGTPGKFFGTLAVALAAVNVFGGFLVTRRMLEMFRKKEPKKLPADKAQSTTRENA; encoded by the coding sequence ATGGAAGTCATCAACCACACCGTCATCAACCTGATCATCTTCGTGCTGGCGATCTACGTCGGCTATCACGTCGTCTGGAACGTCACGCCCGCGCTGCACACGCCGCTGATGGCCGTGACCAACGCGATCTCGGCGATCGTGATCGTCGGCGCGATGCTGGCCGCGGGCCTCACGCTCGGCACGCCCGGCAAGTTCTTCGGCACGCTGGCCGTCGCGCTCGCGGCGGTGAACGTGTTCGGCGGATTTCTCGTGACGAGGCGAATGCTGGAGATGTTCCGCAAGAAAGAGCCGAAGAAGCTCCCCGCTGACAAGGCACAATCCACGACCAGGGAGAACGCGTAA
- a CDS encoding ADP-ribose pyrophosphatase YjhB, NUDIX family yields MKPETWLPHVTVAAIVERDGRFLVVEEHTADGLRLNQPAGHLEAGETLLEAVIRETLEETAHPFTPEALVGMYMTHFERPGSEGVTYLRFTYCGTSGAADVERTLDPDIVRTLWMSADELRACPERHRTPLVMQCLDDYLAGRRFPLDFVHTHSVGRKQA; encoded by the coding sequence ATGAAACCGGAAACCTGGCTGCCGCACGTCACCGTTGCGGCCATCGTCGAGCGTGACGGGCGTTTTCTCGTGGTCGAGGAACATACCGCCGACGGCCTGCGCCTGAATCAGCCCGCCGGCCATCTGGAAGCGGGCGAAACGCTTCTGGAAGCGGTCATCCGCGAAACGCTCGAAGAAACCGCCCATCCGTTCACGCCCGAGGCGCTGGTCGGCATGTATATGACGCATTTCGAGCGGCCCGGCAGTGAGGGCGTGACGTATCTGCGCTTCACCTATTGCGGCACGAGCGGCGCAGCGGATGTAGAGCGCACGCTCGATCCCGACATTGTCCGCACGCTGTGGATGAGCGCCGACGAATTGCGCGCGTGCCCTGAGCGGCATCGCACCCCGCTCGTCATGCAATGTCTCGACGATTACCTCGCGGGGCGGCGTTTCCCGCTCGACTTCGTGCACACGCATTCGGTCGGGCGCAAGCAGGCATAA